One segment of Niabella beijingensis DNA contains the following:
- a CDS encoding FadR/GntR family transcriptional regulator — protein MSNVLVNNIKAIQIESPVDKIISQLRQLIASGQLKPGDRLPAERALAELFQVGRSYVREAIMKLEFYGLLKTNPQSGTYVSGLSLKILDNIINDVINFNKDDFNALIETRYHLELTSAKLAAERRTEEDIEAIREASSEFERKIRANENAVEEDMIFHMKIAKASKNPVLESMIVVLVPDLIKNIIENNVCGKNRSKESIPQHFLLLEAIEKGNVKKAEAAMADHLADLLKISKAALSKRTAS, from the coding sequence ATGAGCAACGTTTTGGTCAATAATATAAAAGCAATACAAATAGAGTCACCTGTTGATAAGATCATCAGCCAGTTAAGACAGCTGATTGCATCCGGTCAGCTAAAGCCGGGCGACCGTCTTCCGGCAGAAAGAGCGCTGGCAGAGCTGTTCCAGGTAGGACGCAGCTATGTGCGGGAAGCCATTATGAAGCTGGAATTTTATGGCCTGCTGAAAACAAATCCCCAAAGCGGTACCTATGTATCCGGACTCAGCCTAAAAATACTGGATAATATCATAAACGATGTCATTAATTTCAACAAGGACGATTTTAATGCACTGATCGAAACACGTTACCATCTTGAGCTGACCTCCGCCAAGCTGGCTGCGGAGCGCCGGACGGAAGAAGATATTGAAGCCATCCGGGAAGCTTCGAGCGAATTTGAGCGCAAAATCAGGGCCAATGAAAATGCCGTGGAAGAGGATATGATCTTCCATATGAAGATTGCCAAGGCATCCAAGAATCCCGTGCTGGAATCCATGATCGTAGTGCTGGTACCCGATCTGATAAAAAACATCATTGAGAACAATGTGTGCGGCAAGAACCGGAGCAAGGAATCGATTCCCCAACACTTTTTATTACTGGAGGCGATTGAAAAAGGAAATGTAAAAAAGGCAGAAGCCGCCATGGCGGATCACCTGGCCGACCTCCTGAAAATAAGCAAGGCTGCCCTGTCGAAACGCACGGCTTCCTGA